The segment tgaaaagtaaaggagaaaaggaaagatataaacatctgaatgcagagttccaaagaatagcaagaagagataagaaagccttcttcagcgatcaatgcaaagaaatagaggaaaacaacagaatgggaaagactagggatctcttcaagaaaatcagagataccaaaggaacatttcatgcaaagatgggctcgataaaggacagaaatggtatggacctaacagaagcagaagatattaagaagaagcggcaagaatacacagaagaactgcacaaaaaagatcttcatgacccagataatcactatggtgtgatcactgacctagagccagacatcctggaatgtgaagtcaagtgggccttagaaagcatcactacgaacaaagctagtggaggtgacagaattccagttgagctattccaaatcctgaaagatgatgctgtgaaagtgctgcactcaatatgccagcaaatttggaaaaccagcagtggccacaggactggcaacggtcagttttcattccaatcccaaagaaaggcaatgccaaagaatgctcaaactgccgcacaattgcactcatctcacacgctagtaaagtaatgctcaaaattctccaagccaggcttcagcaatatgtgaaccgtgaacttcctgatgttcaagctggttttagaaaaggcagaggaaccagaaatcaaattgccaacatccgctggatcatagaaaaagcaagagagttccaaaaaatcatctatttctgctttattgactatgccaaagcctctgactgtgtggatcacaataaactgtggaaaaatctgaaagagatgggaataccagaccacctgacctgcctcttgagaaatttgtatgcaggtcaggaagcaacagttagaactggacatggaacaacagactggttccaaataggaaaaggagtatgtcaaggccctatattgtcaccctgtttatttaacttatatgcagggtacatcatgagaaacgctggactggaagaaacacaaactggaatcaagattgccgggagaaatctcaataacctcagatatgcagatgacaccacccttatggtagaaagtgaagaggaactacaaagcctcttgatgaaagtgaaagtggagagtgaaaaagttggcttaaagctcaacgttcagaaaacgaagatcatggcatccggtcccaccacttcacgggaaatagatggggaaatagtggaaacagtgtcagactctatttttctgggctccaaaatcactgtagatggtgactgcagccatgacattaaaagatgcttactccttgggaggaaagttatgaccaacctagatagcatattcaaaagcagagatattactttgccaacaaaggttcatctagtcaaggctatggtttttcctgtggtcatgtacagatgtgagagttggactgtgaagaaggctgagcaccgaagaattgatgcttttgaactgtggtgttggagaagactcttgagagtcccttggactacaaggagatccaaccagtccattctgaaggagattagccctgggatttctttggaaggaataatgctaaagctgaaactccagtcctttggccacctcatgcgaagagttgactcattggaaaagactctgctgctgggagggattgggggcaggaggagaaggggacgacagaggatgagatggctggatggcatcactgactcgatggacgtgagtctgagtgaactccgggagttggtgatggacaagaaggcctggcgtgctgcgatacatggggttgcaaagagtcggagacgactgagcgactgatctgatctgatctgatctgatcaatgttacagctcagttacagCAGAGTTTTAttcagcaagcaaaggaaagtacACCCTTGAGGCATGAGGGTGGGCCAATCCCAAAGGAGAGTAAAtatctctcttttaaaaagctttccagaAAAGAAGATGACATCTGGAGGGTGGTGATCTGCACATAAAGAAGAATATTGTGGGAGATAATTACAACAATTTGTATGCTGATGTGAATTAGAGAGTAGAGATGGGGGAACATaatgatgtaagtgaaagaaggGATAATCACAGTGTCGTAGTCTCTGAGCTGGCTCAAGGATATGGGATTTAATGCCCATATGGAGGAGTTACACTTATATCCCttacttttaaaagtattcagAATATATGGCACAGGTGAAAATAGGCTGGCATATTTGAGGTCTATCAGGTAGGTATGTGTTTTTCCTGGGCTATGTGCATAGGAAGTGCTGAGTAGGTGGAAAATTGGATTTAACCAGTGTTGGAATATATCTGGTAAGAATGAGGGAAGGAGATAGGATCTAAGGAGCTGAGGATGTATACAAAGAGGTCATGACAGTGACTGATCATGGAGTgtcaggggctcacaggtgtatagagggtcctcttctgttttcttccatgactTGACTCATGAGTTGTGAATCCAGGAATCATGTCCTGGTACTTTGACTGCTCTGGGaatagaaagtattacagggtaggagcccttccatgtgggctggagttgagcctttggggacccgtctttccagactttaattaggacttgagtccctggagcatatagtggtgaacCCAGTATAGTGGTGAACCCAGCATATACCCCCAAGTGTATatccaatggccatggtataagaccagAAGGTCttagcctctggatctaggaagaggtcattgacacaaacaaaaggtctcccatataacATTTCAagaggactaagaccaacctattccttaggggcaatacgggtgtggaggagagctatCGGTAAAGCCTcattccatcccagggaggtctcctaggttatcttttttatcactgattttaagtattggttggctctttctacttttcctgaagactgaggcctccaggcacaatggagataataagtaatgcccaatgcttttgagactccttgggtgaccttagaagtaaatgatgtcccattgtcactttgtaatgacctgggcagaccaaagcttggaatgatttcatggagcaatTTTTTTACCACCTTCTCAGCCTTCTCAGCctggtgggaaagccttcaatccatcctgtgaatgtatctatcatgactaataggtacttatacccttgagaaactggcatctgagTGAAAGCATCTGCCAGTCCTGTCCTGGGTAGGTCCCAAGTCGTTGGACAGGCTGGGCCAGCTGTGCTCTTTGAGCTTCTTGGgagttgtttaattggcaagtgggacaagaggagaccacttgccttatagtcgtttggaggcctgttcctctgaaggatctTTCaagtgttaggtaggtagaatagggaaaaggagtccaaaatggcggtggctaaaagaaaaggaaggtccgaggaccagagtgaagacttcaggcagaacaaacagaacaaacagcactcctggctaagcccaatttgcatagggcaggcccaggtggaggaaaaaacatataaaaggaggagccaaagcgctttctcttggactctctctcccgcgtgcgtgtgctcttctctctctctctctctctcctactatcttctaaataaaatagagctgtaacactgatttgcctaagagctgtagcacggtttgtccaagacccaagagctgtgacgcgccgagggctttaatgtctgtcgcTCCAAATcgttgttgtgacgagacaaagaaccaaggaatatacactcgcgtgacatctatggtgccgtgactcggatttaacctggctgaaacaacctctacgtggaagaggccaagcacaacaggagcccaactcagcaaAGCTCCCGCGCTAGAAGCGGAAGGCGAAGAAACCCAGCGCAGAGGAAGGCCCATCgtgctggaaaccaggacagtgaaaaacgaactcagcagaaagctcatgcggcccagtctcagattccagaagacctccagttaaggtaagaggtcctcgctcctatggctggagggacctttacaatctctcgtttcttgtttcctcgaaccTCCCACGAACAGGCGGGCGGCAggggcacaattgagggactctggagaggctgctCCTCAGTATGTCCCAAAggcgctatctgctgagccccagtagctgttacacaagccggtgggggttcttctgtcctttctcttctctttgccaaagatcagaccaatgaaactgtgagcacaggtcagatatttagcaaattttccagCGGGCTATGAAGGGTTTCTTTGGCACGTTTTCccattgctttttcctcctgtccttcagctctttCCCGGGACTCAAGCCAGACCAAAACTAATcaaactcaggctctgatgtctcattgcaaaaattcttTGAGAGACAAAGCGATAAGAGGTAGATTTGttaggattcagagagaagccacccttcagggtgtgaaccattgcCGAGGGCAAGGGCTGCAACCATGGaattaggcctggctaggttttgtgaagggatggaattcatatgctaatgagtgagaggctcatcccagccattggggaaccacccactcctccctctttTACTTTGTGCCTTGGAGCTGTcttgccacctctgggtgtgtctgttggcttatagattggggattaaggtttacttgaagttgacttgtcatcttggacccaattgattttaattggtttacattatacccttgtgctacgtcattctttcaaagtttgtgccctgcccccttccctcctgtttcatgctcttttcctgagccccatccagacccacaaggctgcctctacaatcttctggagagacaaccagaaaatagctggccttgggagggaaatactctataatatccaaccccctaatcctacccaatactggtcacactggagatcttggggacgcTCAAACTCCAGtcctgggggtcccaggaggtcgtcacgcctcgacctgcccagggacccaatcctcGGGAGGCCGTCAGGCCTCGACCTGCCcggggattcgatctctaggaggctgtcacgcctcagtctgcctggggatctgcaccctgacccggggacgcctggctctcaggttgcaacagttctgggtaggatgAACTTACATCATATCTATTCCTATCCACAGTGGGCAAAACAAACCTCTTAATTCTACACAGCATTGGTAAatctggagatcttggggatgcccaaactccagtccagggggtcccaggaggtcatcacgccttgacctgcctagggatcggtcttcgaaaggttgtcacgcctcaatCTGTTCGGGGATCatctagtcccaggggtcccaggaggtcgtcacgcCTCAACCTGTCCAGGGACCCAATCCTCGGGAGGCCATCAGGCCTCGACCTGCCcggggattcgatctctaggaggctgtcacgcctcagtctgcctggggatctgcaccctgacccggggatgcctggctctcaggttgcaacagttctgggtaggataaacttcagaaagactcacccctaaggaagtctaTCTATGGAAACATAAAGAAGCCTAttacttgtgggactgtgcccagtctcagcaataactcaggagcccagtgagaaccccattgcctttctggagaggctaaaagaggcactccaaaagtttaccaacctggaCTTAGACTTTTACGAGGGacgggtgattttaaaggacaaattcctgtcccaatgtgcatcagatatcagaattaagttacagcagctacaacagcaggaccctgctgcctgtTTATATGAGATGGTCCaaacagccaccaataccttttataacagggAACAGGAGAaagaggccaaggcccaggagaaggagagaaagaaagagacaaggcatgcccagatgctggccgccctccagagaagccctatggcaaactccgagtccttgagggacaaggcatgagacagatgcctgatctgtagacaggcggggccttgggccaaagagtgtccaaaccgtgacaagtctcctagaacggcttgccacaaatgccatcaactgggacattgggtGGCACACTGCcctcgggacccaagagcctcaaggtcaagcgccaagcctaccctcacgatggttcaagaggactgaagcggcccgctccagccagcccgcctgtcacagataaccatcacggggctggagccaagggtgcaactggatgtggcaggtaggtccgagaatttcttggttgacacaggggctacctactctgtcttgatcccctactccagagccttctcctcccaaacctgtaccattttgggtgctacaggaaaagcacTACTAAGATTCAcctgagcacttctttgttgctgggatggacaaatattttcccaccagtatctggtggtccctgagtgtcctacccccttattgggaagagatatactcactaaactggggaccacccttgtgatgggaagtttttcagcccctagagctctacagctcctggttactactaaagaacccattacaccttcaatagagagggaccaaaaactatgggaagacaaaattaacccccaggtatgggaccaggggattcctggaagagcccaccaagctgaaccagtcatcattgtcctccgagatcccactcggtttcctaagcggaaacaatatcctctcaaaagagaggctcaggagggactacagcctttaataaataaattccttgcttgtgggctattggtccccaccagttCTCCAGatatcctcagatatcaagtaatgctgatggaaaatccaggcctcactatatccccttgtgaggttcttaacccagccaccctcctaccTACCCCCGAGGGCTCGCTCCCATTTCACTCTTGTCTAGGAACCTTGggccactggacaaaaccccgagagggattgtcagaagatcctctgaccaatcctgaggaaatctggtacactgatggaagcagctttgtcttggatggaaaaagaagagccaggtatgcagtagtctccgattttgagaccatagaggctaagcctctgccaccaggtacttcagcccaattagctgagctcgtagccctgactcgagctttagagctgggaaaaggaaaaagaatagccatttacactgactccaagtatgcctttctggtgctacatgcacatgcggctatttggaaagaaaggggccacttgaccacccgagggtccccaatcaaatatggtgatcagattcttcgactcttggaggcagtccatctgcccgctgaggtttcagtctcccactgtaaaggacaccaaaaagggaacacgaaagtggcacgagggaaccaagcagctgatcaggcagctaggagagcagcattacagaaccatgacctaataggggttgccaccttagttccacagactaatttgccagaaactccttcatatactgaaggtgagactcttaaagctaagagcgagggctttcaagaagatcatattgggtggttccaaaaggagggactcctttttctgcctggaaacctccaatggaagttggttaactccttacatgccactactcatttaggagaaaaggccctccaaagattactagaaaggtccttcagaggaacaggcctccgaacaactataagacaggtggtctcctcttgtcccacttgccaattaaacaacccccaaggagctcgaagaccccagctggcccagcccatccaacgacatggggcctacccaggagaggactagcagatggacttcacccagatgccagtttctcaagggtataaatacctattagttatgatagatacattcagaggatggattgaaggctttcccacccggactgagaaggctgaggaggtagttaaaaaactgctccatgaaatcattccaagatttggtctgcccaggtcattacaaagtgacagtgggacatcatttacttctaaggtcacccaaggagtctcaaaagcattgggcattacttattatctccattgtgcctggaggcctcaatcttcaggaaaagtagaaagagccaatcaattcttaaaatcagcgataaaaaagataacccaggagacctccctggggtggaaggaggctttaccaatagctctcctccgcacccgcattgcccctaaggaacaggttggtcttagtccttatgagatgctatatgggagaccttttgtttatgtcaatgacctcttcctagatccagaggttcagaccctccagtcttataccatggccattgggcaattccaacaggatacgcttgtggggtatgaaccaggacccaaaagattccaaagagtcaccactatatgctccaggaactcaagtcctaattaaagtctggaaagatgggtccccaaaggctcaactccagcccacatggaagggcccctaccttGTAATACGTTCTACCCCCatagcagtcaaggtaccaggacatgactcctggattcactactcataggtcaagccatggaagaaaacagaagaggacactcaatacacctgtgagcccctgggagatttcagatacctattcagaactaccaatgagtgccattctaatgaacacccctaaaatctggtttctggggataagatttctcaggataactctaaggagccaacacagcttgacagagactgtactccaagacagacaggagatagatcttctgatccctgaacaaggaggtaCTTGATCTATCCTGgcgatgtgaatttaaaattgaccaatgtccctactagtcctcgttatgctatattgatgatggttatgattattccatgtactgtcaattgtctaacctgttttgtctctgcccaggtcaaccagctacaacatggcagtgccagttcaacaaagatataaaactacagctgaccacggaaaatatcacacacccttggacaccgctataaggactctaaagattgagactagcaagagggggaggcccaatacccctcgccgccccagttcagcaggaagtagccagaaagacctcgacgcccctattcccaaagaattgggcctcccatctcttgaggggggaatgttaggtaggtagaatagggaaaaggagtccaaaatggcagtggctaaaagaaaaggaaggtccgaggaccagagtgaagacttcaggcagaacaaacagaacaaacagcactcctggctaagctcaatttgcatagggcaggcccaggtggaggaaaaaacatataaaaggaggagccaaagcgctttctctcggactctctctcccgcgtgcatgtgctcttctctctctctctctctctctctctctcctgctatcttctaaataaaatagagctgtaacactgatttgcctaagagctgtaccacagtttgtccaagacccaagagctgtgacgcgcccagggctttaatgtctgtcgctccaaatctttgttgtgacgagacaaagaactgaggaacatacactcgcgtgacacaAGTAATCCttggagggccttttcccctaaatgagtggtagcatgtaaggagttaaccaacttccattggaggttcccaggcagaaaaaggagtccctccttttggaaccatcccatatgatcttcttgaaagcccttactcttagctttaagactctcaccttcagtatatgaaggaatttctggcaaattagtctgtggaactaaggtggcaacccctattaggtcattgttgtgtaatgctgctctcttagctacCTGAtcggctgcttggttccctcgtgccactttCGTGTTTCCTTTtaggtgtcctttacagtgggagactgaaacctcagcggGCAGATGAactgcctccaagagtctaaGGATTTAATCACCATCTTTGATTGGcgaccctcgggtggtcaagtggcatCTTtgtttccaaatagcagcatgtgcatgtagcaccagaaaaggcatacttggagtcagtgtaaatgactactccttttccttttcccagctctaaagctctgGTCAGGGCCTTGAGCTCAGATAactgggctgaagtacctggtggcaaaggtttagcctctatggtctcaaaattagAGACTACTGCTTATCtggcttttcttttcctgtccaagacaaagctgcttccatcagtgtaccagatttctgCGGGATTCGTCAGAGGATCTTCCAACAATCTCTCTctgggttttgtccagtggtccaaggtttctaggcaagagtgaaagggaagagaGCCCTTGGGGGTAGGCAGGTTGACTGGGTTAAAAACCTCACAAGGGGATGTAGTGAaacctggattttccatcagcagtaCTTTATATCTGAGgatcctttgatcagacatccataaatggcctctcccattcaggagttgtttcacttggtagCTGATAAAAATGATTTGCCCCTaagagagagttttaaagcatcttctatcaagactgcaatagctgcaagatttcaaaaGCAGGAAAGATCTCTTCCCAgtaagggagtaggacactcagggaccaccagaaactggtgggaaaatatttgtccatcccagcaatgAAGAAGTACTAGGGTGAatcttttgtaattgtttttccagtagcacCCAAAATAGTACAAGTTTGGGAGTAGAAGGCTCTggagtaggaggtcaggacagagtaggtagcccctgtgtcaacaaAGAGATTCTTgaacctacctgccacatccaattgtacccttggctccagccccatgatggttatctgtgacaggaaggctggctggagtgggccgCTTTAGTCCTATTGAACCAACGTGAGGGAAAgcttggcgcttgaccttgaggctcttgggtcccgaaGGCATGGTGCCGCCCAGTGTCCCAATCGATGGTATTTGTAGCAAGCCATTTTGGGAGACTTGtcacggtttggacactctttggcccaatacCCCGCCTGTCttcagattaggcatttgcctggTGCCTTGTCTGTCAAGGACCCAGgttttgccatagggcttccctggagggcggCCACcttctgggcatgccttgtctctttccttttctctctttcctgggccttggcctccctctcctgttctctatTATAAAAGGTATGGGTGGCTGTCTGGAGCATCTCATCTAAAGAGACAGCAGGGttctgctgctgtagctgttgtaactttatcctgatttctgctgcacattgggacaggaatctGTCccttaaaatcacctgtccctcataagagtctaagtccaaattggtaaacttttggagggcctcttttagcctttccagaaaggcaatggggttcttgtTGGgatcctgagttattgctgaaaCTGGGCATAGTCCCACAAgtaataggcttccttctatttccatgggttgacttccttaggggtgagtctttctgaagcttatcctacccaatACTGTTGCAACCTGAAAGCCAGATGGCCCTGGGTCAgtgtgcagatccccaggcaagcTGAGGCGTGGCAGCCACCTGGAGATTGAATTCCCAGGCAGGTCGATTCATGTCGGCCTCCTGAAAATTGGGTCCATGGCCAAGTCAAGGTATGTCGACCTCCTAGGACCCCTGAACTGGAGTTGGGCATCCACAAGGTCTCCAGCATGACCAGTGCTGGATTAAGAGGTTGTAATCTTTAACTCATTGCCAGTTTGTTCACCACATATAGGaatagatatcatgatgtaaagcaatccaagcctgtgccctgagactggaaACCTGGTGGAACAGCCATAAGCCTTTATCCTCTTACTGCTTTAAGGGAATGTAAGTCAGTGATTTCCTCCCCTAGTCCTTCATAAGAGCAGGTTAGGGTGTCTCCAATGGTAAATATTTCATTatcatagacccactttaggtaataacagaaataatgacaaaggagtgggttatgtggccctgttaggggcattaagtatattttaataataagcggGGTGGAGCAATGCTGCCTACAATGGGGCAGGGTTCTGGTCATAAGAGTTAGTAattggcttaagaacaaattgataagaggcaacagaccagatgttccgtaaaagtggagtggagattgatctgggggtatgtttgtaactttaggagaagggtggtaagggtttgggcccaaatggcctgcagggctaactcccaaagtggccAACATTATCCTTGGAAGCCCAATTGCCTTTGAAGGGATgccaacagatggacttctagcaggcattgtgtgcctCTCTCCCACCCTAGTGGGTTCACTGAGAGACGCTGatgttgcacatgttgtaggaaacagggacgatgaaggcctgaatatctagagggatttgatattatacagtatttccctcccaagggccagCTCTTCTCTGGTTGTCCCTctagaagattgtagaggcaacattgtgggccCGGACAGGGCTCagaaaaagagcatgaaacaggagggaagggagcagggcacaatttttgaaagaattacATAGCCCAAAGGCATaacataaaccaattaaaatcaagtGGATCCAAGATGACAAGccaaattcaactaaaccttgatccccaatctgcaagctaaatgacacatccagaggtggcaggacagttccaaggcactgtcaaaagatgGAAGAGTGAGTGGTTCCCCAATGTTTGggatgatcctcccactcattagcatatgaattcatcCAGCTCACAAAAACTAGCCACACCATATTCCATGGCCTCAGCACTTGCCCTCTGCAATGACACACACCCTgcagagtgtgcttctctctgaatcccaacaaatccacctcttaacTATTGCTGTGTCTCtaactgaatttttgcaatgagacatcagagcctgagcttcattaggtcctgaagccaggcatCATGGGTTTTGGCCGGGCTCAAGTCCTGGGAGAGAAGAGCTgaaagacaggaggaaaaaacaGTGGGGGAAAACGCGctgaggaatccccttcataacctgctggaaaatctgctaaatacctgacctgtgctcacaattttcattggcctgatccatggcacaaagaagattaaggacagaagaacccccaccagcTTGGGTAATAGTTACTAGAATGCAGAGGATAGTCTTCAGGA is part of the Bubalus kerabau isolate K-KA32 ecotype Philippines breed swamp buffalo chromosome 4, PCC_UOA_SB_1v2, whole genome shotgun sequence genome and harbors:
- the LOC129650028 gene encoding uncharacterized protein LOC129650028 — protein: MGSFSAPRALQLLVTTKEPITPSIERDQKLWEDKINPQVWDQGIPGRAHQAEPVIIVLRDPTRFPKRKQYPLKREAQEGLQPLINKFLACGLLVPTSSPDILRYQVMLMENPGLTISPCEVLNPATLLPTPEGSLPFHSCLGTLGHWTKPREGLSEDPLTNPEEIWYTDGSSFVLDGKRRARSTSYNMAVPVQQRYKTTADHGKYHTPLDTAIRTLKIETSKRGRPNTPRRPSSAGSSQKDLDAPIPKELGLPSLEGGMLGR